A single window of Periophthalmus magnuspinnatus isolate fPerMag1 chromosome 22, fPerMag1.2.pri, whole genome shotgun sequence DNA harbors:
- the crip2 gene encoding cysteine-rich protein 2: MASKCPKCEKTVYFAEKVSSLGKDWHKLCLKCDRCNKLLNAGGHAEHDGRPYCHKPCYAALFGPKGVNIGGAGSYIYESPVNNSSVDSAPKTEEKKVFAPRAPSKAGSITTFSGEANLCPKCNKKVYFAEKVTSLGKDWHRPCLRCERCGKTLAPGSHAEHDGMPYCHKPCYAVLFGPKGVNTGGVGSYIYEKEPSAVTEP; this comes from the exons CTGAGAAAGTGTCCTCTCTGGGGAAGGATTGGCACaaactgtgtttaaaatgtgaccgCTGTAACAAGCTCCTAAATGCCGGAGGTCACGCAGAG CACGATGGACGGCCGTACTGCCACAAACCGTGCTACGCTGCCCTCTTTGGACCAAAAG gAGTGAACATTGGGGGAGCGGGCTCGTACATTTACGAGTCTCCAGTGAATAACTCCAGTGTGGACTCTGCTCCAAAGACGGAGGAGAAGAAGGTGTTTGCCCCGAGAGCGCCATCTAAAG CTGGCAGCATCACCACTTTCTCTGGAGAGGCCAATCTTTGTCCCAAGTGCAACAAGAAGGTCTATTTTG cGGAGAAGGTGACGTCTCTGGGTAAAGACTGGCACCGACCGTGTCTCAGATGTGAACGCTGCGGCAAAACTCTGGCCCCAGGAAGCCACGCAGAG CACGATGGAATGCCCTACTGCCACAAACCCTGCTACGCTGTTCTGTTTGGGCCCAAAG GCGTGAACACTGGTGGCGTGGGCAGCTACATCTATGAGAAGGAGCCCAGTGCAGTGACCGAACCCTGA